Proteins co-encoded in one Setaria viridis chromosome 9, Setaria_viridis_v4.0, whole genome shotgun sequence genomic window:
- the LOC117839045 gene encoding PRA1 family protein E produces MRNSAAAQPPPPAAMYGSVPAYVAPASSAPAGGGYTYPAPSSSGGSAAYAKIPAYPAPPSAYPNPPPPQVSTQAGPIHDPTAPPSPLTKAAELVTRFREQGQALIAARRPWAEVLRVPAFSKPPSLGEALARMRRNTAYFRANYALAVLAVVAASLLWHPGTLFALLFLCAAWFFLYFARPAQGGQPLRVFGVEFDDGTVLAALCGVTVVAMLFTNVGWNVVGSVMIGGTLVGAHAALRSTDDLFLTEEEAAGNGLVAAGMSAAGPILPTYVRIG; encoded by the coding sequence ATGCgcaactccgccgccgcccagccccctccccccgccgccATGTACGGCTCCGTACCCGCCTACGTCGCGCCGGCCTCttccgcccccgccggcggcgggtacACCTAcccggcgccctcctcctccggcggcagcgccgcctACGCCAAGATCCCCGCCTACCCCGCGCCCCCGTCGGCCTACCCCAACCCTCCCCCGCCACAGGTCTCCACCCAAGCGGGCCCGATCCACGACcccacggcgccgccgtccccgctgACCAAGGCGGCCGAGCTCGTCACGCGGTTCCGCGAGCAGGGCCAGGCGCTCATCGCGGCGCGCCGCCCCTGGGCCGAGGTCCTCCGCGTGCCGGCCTTCTCCAAGCCGCCCTCCCTCGGGGAGGCGCTCGCCCGGATGCGCCGCAACACCGCCTACTTCCGCGCCAACTACGCGCTGGccgtgctcgccgtcgtcgcggcCTCGCTGCTCTGGCACCCTGGCACGCTCTTCGCGCTCCTCTTCCTCTGCGCCGCCTGGTTCTTCCTCTACTTCGCGCGCCCCGCCCAGGGAGGGCAGCCGCTCAGGGTCTTCGGGGTGGAGTTCGACGACGGCaccgtcctcgccgcgctctgCGGCGTCACCGTCGTCGCCATGCTCTTCACCAACGTCGGGTGGAACGTcgtcggctccgtcatgatcgGGGGCACGCTGGTAGGCGCCCACGCCGCGCTGCGCTCCACCGACGACCTCTTCctcacggaggaggaggcggccgggaaCGGCCTGGTGGCAGCCGGCATGAGCGCCGCGGGGCCCATCCTGCCCACCTACGTCCGCATTGGTTGA